A DNA window from Roseofilum capinflatum BLCC-M114 contains the following coding sequences:
- a CDS encoding SpoIIE family protein phosphatase gives MVWKFCSRLINPLINRLSLRTLLTVPFILQLGVVTVVITGLSFRSGKEAVDVLVKQLGRETSDRIAQTLATQLAAPHSVYQTIQGAIDTDQIDITNFDQLQCYFQRLVKQDNGVDYLLFGRPTGEVLAVQKLENTETIVKVREGSIPERKTYRLDENCDRTEFLGSQPYDSRRRSWYATAIEKRQPTWGSISISTYSYVNTDEYFLYATPVTPVARPNGEILGVLGAEITLTYINKLLQDLQVSPSGIAFIVDQSGELVASSTEDRLYQLEQDKPQRINALKIANPLMQETSKYLLDRFGSWQNLFSPKQLLFKYQDRNHLVHIAPLSDNQGLDWLVIVVIPVSDYMGPIYSNLYYTLILCLTALLIASLMGLITGERIIYPIKQLNESAKAVAQGKWNKRVSLRRFDELRELADSFNRMADQIQRSFSDLEKKNQELERLDRLKDDFLANTSYELKTPLNGMIGLAESILETAQYSLSEPTKFNLYLIVSTGRRLGNLVNNILDLSRLNYHELTLNRKAVGVREIAEVSLTQCYPLIGHKNIQVYNRISVDLPLAYADENRLEQIFYELINNAIKFTDTGTITLSADCHNNDLQITVNDTGIGIPEEKIDQIFNSFQPGNENNQQIYGGIGLGLALTKCLIELHGGQLQVRSTLGLGSSFIFSLPIADSVDTQTIEATKINLSCRDNSCLMYQPWEIQDHYTDRFKILLVDDELLDLQFYATYLNSKEYAIVAAQSGEEALQFLTEGFTPDLAIVDVIMPRMTGYEVTRQIRLSKSPTELPIILLSTKNQVADLVIGLELGANDYLTKPVSKDEFLARVKMHLNLKSLKVENLRLATEVEITSRLQKMLLPKTEDLQLIEDLEIAAFMETANEVGGDYYDVFAQHQGVMIGIGDVTGHGLESGVLAIMVQTAIRCLSYSKFTDIKDFFSVLNRTVLDNIERMNSDKHLTLSVVEYNQGILKISGQHESLILVSSTGDVDCIDTLDLGFPIGLDRNVGGFFHQLELSLKCGDVAVLYTDGITEAENLDKVHYGIDRLCAIIQRDRHQSADEIKTAIIADLKHHIGTQKIYDDITLVVLKRKDTAVP, from the coding sequence ATGGTCTGGAAATTCTGTAGTCGGTTAATCAACCCACTTATTAATCGTCTGTCCCTACGAACTCTACTCACGGTTCCCTTTATCCTGCAATTGGGGGTAGTGACGGTAGTCATTACCGGATTATCTTTCCGGAGTGGAAAAGAAGCAGTAGATGTTTTGGTCAAACAACTGGGACGGGAAACCAGCGATCGCATTGCCCAAACCTTAGCCACCCAATTGGCCGCTCCCCATTCTGTGTATCAAACCATTCAAGGAGCCATTGACACCGATCAAATTGATATTACCAATTTCGATCAACTCCAATGTTATTTTCAACGCCTAGTTAAACAAGATAATGGCGTAGATTACTTACTCTTCGGTCGTCCCACTGGGGAAGTCTTAGCCGTTCAGAAGTTAGAGAATACAGAAACTATCGTCAAAGTCCGGGAAGGTAGCATTCCAGAGAGAAAAACCTATCGCTTAGATGAAAACTGCGATCGTACAGAATTTTTAGGGAGTCAACCCTATGACAGTCGGCGGAGATCCTGGTATGCAACTGCCATAGAAAAACGCCAACCCACTTGGGGGTCGATCTCCATTTCTACTTATTCCTATGTCAACACAGATGAATATTTCCTCTATGCTACTCCCGTCACTCCTGTGGCGCGACCAAACGGTGAAATTTTGGGAGTCTTGGGCGCAGAAATTACCTTAACTTATATTAACAAATTACTCCAAGATTTACAAGTGAGTCCCTCTGGAATTGCCTTTATTGTCGATCAGTCAGGAGAATTAGTAGCCTCTTCAACCGAGGATCGTCTTTATCAATTGGAGCAAGACAAACCCCAAAGAATTAATGCCCTTAAAATCGCCAATCCTCTCATGCAAGAAACCAGCAAATATCTCCTCGATCGCTTTGGTTCTTGGCAAAATTTGTTTAGTCCCAAGCAACTCCTATTTAAATATCAGGATCGCAATCACTTAGTTCATATTGCTCCCCTATCCGACAATCAAGGTTTAGATTGGTTAGTGATTGTCGTAATTCCTGTATCCGATTATATGGGGCCAATTTACAGCAATCTTTACTATACTCTGATTCTCTGCTTAACTGCCTTATTAATTGCGAGTTTAATGGGATTGATTACCGGAGAGCGGATCATTTATCCCATTAAACAACTGAATGAATCAGCTAAAGCAGTAGCTCAAGGAAAATGGAATAAGCGAGTCAGCTTAAGGCGATTTGATGAGCTGCGCGAATTAGCCGATTCGTTTAACCGCATGGCCGATCAAATTCAACGTTCGTTTTCAGATTTGGAGAAAAAAAATCAAGAATTAGAACGGCTCGATCGCCTCAAAGATGATTTCTTGGCCAATACTTCCTATGAATTAAAAACACCCTTAAATGGAATGATTGGGTTAGCAGAATCGATTCTAGAGACGGCACAATATTCTTTGTCTGAACCCACAAAATTTAATTTATATCTGATCGTTTCCACTGGCAGGAGGTTGGGAAATTTAGTTAATAACATTTTAGATTTATCCCGTTTAAACTATCATGAATTAACCCTCAATCGTAAGGCTGTGGGGGTGCGAGAAATTGCTGAAGTCAGCTTAACTCAATGCTATCCCCTGATTGGACATAAAAATATTCAAGTTTACAACCGAATTTCTGTTGATTTACCTCTGGCTTATGCGGACGAAAATCGGTTAGAACAAATTTTTTATGAATTAATTAATAATGCGATTAAATTTACGGACACGGGAACGATCACCTTAAGTGCCGATTGCCATAACAACGATTTACAAATTACAGTTAACGATACAGGGATTGGCATTCCTGAAGAGAAAATCGATCAAATCTTTAACTCATTTCAACCAGGGAATGAAAACAACCAGCAAATTTATGGCGGGATCGGATTAGGGTTGGCCTTAACCAAATGTTTAATTGAATTGCATGGAGGACAGTTGCAAGTTCGATCGACTCTAGGATTAGGATCGAGTTTTATTTTTAGTTTACCTATTGCTGATTCAGTAGATACTCAGACGATAGAAGCGACGAAAATAAACCTTTCTTGCCGGGACAATTCTTGTTTAATGTATCAACCTTGGGAAATCCAAGATCATTACACAGATCGATTCAAAATCTTGTTAGTAGATGATGAATTGCTCGATCTGCAATTTTATGCGACCTATCTTAATTCTAAAGAGTATGCCATTGTTGCGGCTCAAAGTGGCGAAGAAGCTTTACAGTTTTTAACGGAAGGATTTACCCCAGATTTAGCGATCGTTGATGTGATTATGCCTCGGATGACAGGTTATGAAGTAACTCGCCAAATTCGTCTGAGTAAAAGTCCGACAGAGTTACCGATTATTTTGTTAAGTACCAAGAATCAAGTTGCCGATCTGGTGATTGGTTTAGAGTTGGGAGCCAATGATTATTTAACGAAACCGGTATCTAAGGATGAATTTTTGGCCCGAGTCAAGATGCATTTAAATCTTAAATCCTTGAAAGTGGAAAATCTGCGGTTAGCCACGGAAGTGGAAATCACGAGCCGTTTGCAAAAAATGCTGTTGCCTAAAACAGAAGACTTACAGTTGATTGAGGATTTAGAGATCGCTGCTTTTATGGAAACTGCCAATGAAGTCGGAGGAGATTATTATGATGTTTTTGCTCAACATCAAGGGGTGATGATCGGTATTGGGGATGTGACAGGGCATGGACTTGAAAGTGGTGTTTTGGCGATTATGGTACAAACGGCAATTCGATGTTTGAGTTATAGCAAGTTTACTGATATTAAGGATTTTTTTTCTGTCTTAAATCGGACAGTTTTAGATAATATTGAGCGCATGAATTCTGATAAACACTTAACGTTGTCGGTGGTGGAATATAATCAGGGCATTCTCAAGATTAGTGGCCAACATGAATCCCTAATTTTGGTGAGTTCCACTGGGGACGTGGACTGTATTGATACTCTAGATCTGGGATTTCCCATTGGTTTAGATCGGAATGTCGGGGGATTTTTTCATCAATTGGAATTGAGCTTAAAGTGTGGAGATGTGGCGGTATTGTATACGGATGGCATTACGGAAGCGGAAAATCTGGATAAGGTGCATTATGGGATCGATCGCCTCTGTGCCATCATTCAGCGCGATCGCCATCAGAGCGCTGATGAGATTAAAACCGCCATTATCGCCGATCTCAAGCACCATATTGGCACACAAAAGATCTATGATGATATTACCCTGGTCGTCCTTAAGCGAAAAGATACAGCAGTTCCCTAA
- a CDS encoding Sll0314/Alr1548 family TPR repeat-containing protein: MKNRLNLFQFCSGLAIASCLHLSFFTPALQAGDPFREQNPQPIGDHTEAAFKAIFIGGDYPQGQQYLQQARQTEADDPLVYAMIASMAYIDQDWEQLGEYATQTREVAKALVEENPLRGNVYMAVGHFMEGGYALAKDGPVRGAPQALNQLQEVLKFIKEAERIQSDDPELNLIKGYMDLMLAVNLPFADPQQAIARLENLARPQYLAYRGIAMAYRDLGDYSNALEYVNLALTATPNHPEVHYLKAQILKELEQWQAAQGFFNQALSRPQILPKYLVAQIFFESCQNQRKLDQKPRNCDALRDPIKEGNQIWGPERLPSLD, from the coding sequence ATGAAAAACCGGCTTAACCTCTTTCAATTTTGCTCCGGTTTGGCGATCGCCAGTTGCCTGCACCTGAGCTTTTTTACCCCTGCCCTACAAGCGGGCGATCCCTTCCGCGAACAAAATCCCCAGCCCATTGGCGACCATACCGAAGCTGCATTTAAGGCGATTTTTATTGGTGGAGATTATCCCCAAGGGCAACAGTATCTACAACAAGCCAGACAGACAGAGGCTGACGATCCTTTGGTGTATGCCATGATTGCTTCTATGGCCTATATTGACCAAGATTGGGAGCAATTGGGAGAGTATGCCACCCAAACCCGTGAAGTGGCCAAGGCTTTAGTAGAAGAGAACCCCTTACGGGGCAATGTGTATATGGCAGTGGGCCATTTTATGGAAGGGGGTTATGCCTTGGCTAAAGATGGGCCAGTGAGGGGAGCGCCTCAAGCATTAAATCAGTTACAGGAGGTACTGAAGTTTATCAAGGAAGCTGAACGGATTCAGTCTGACGATCCAGAGTTGAATTTAATTAAGGGATATATGGACTTGATGTTAGCCGTAAATTTACCCTTTGCCGATCCTCAACAGGCGATCGCCCGTTTAGAAAACCTTGCCCGTCCCCAGTATCTGGCCTATCGTGGCATTGCCATGGCCTATCGCGATTTAGGCGACTACTCCAACGCCCTCGAATATGTTAATTTAGCCTTAACTGCGACCCCCAATCATCCCGAAGTCCATTATCTCAAAGCCCAGATTCTCAAAGAACTCGAACAATGGCAAGCCGCCCAAGGTTTTTTCAATCAGGCCTTATCTCGGCCACAAATTTTACCCAAATATTTAGTCGCCCAAATCTTTTTTGAATCCTGCCAAAATCAGCGTAAACTTGACCAAAAACCGCGCAACTGTGATGCTCTACGCGACCCCATTAAAGAAGGCAATCAAATCTGGGGGCCAGAACGTTTACCCTCTTTAGATTAA
- a CDS encoding glycosyltransferase family 2 protein, translating to MTSEAPKVPVSIIIPAKDEEDNIAACLESLQPADEIFVVDSQSGDRTAEIAESLGATVIQFKFNGSWPKKKNWSLDNLPFRNEWILIVDCDERITPPLWEEIKQAIQDLNMNGYYLNRRVIFLGSWIRHGGRYPDWNLRLFKHQKGRYENLNVEDVRNAGDNEVHEHVILEGNVGYLKEDMLHEDFRDIYAWLARHNRYSNWEARVYYNLIEGMDEGNTIGANLFGDAVQRKRWLKKIWVRLPFKPTIRFILHYILQLGFLDGHAGYIYARLLSQYEYNIGVKLFELRQFGGHINPKKAQSSGSQSSPTHVNTPIQS from the coding sequence ATGACCTCTGAAGCGCCTAAAGTCCCGGTATCGATTATTATTCCAGCAAAAGATGAAGAAGATAACATTGCTGCTTGTTTGGAAAGTTTGCAACCGGCGGATGAGATCTTTGTTGTCGATTCCCAAAGTGGCGATCGCACCGCAGAAATTGCCGAAAGTTTAGGGGCGACAGTGATCCAATTTAAGTTTAATGGGTCATGGCCGAAAAAGAAAAACTGGTCGTTAGACAACCTTCCCTTTCGCAATGAATGGATCTTGATTGTCGATTGTGATGAACGCATCACTCCTCCCCTATGGGAAGAAATTAAACAAGCCATTCAAGATCTCAATATGAATGGGTATTATCTCAATCGCCGAGTCATTTTTCTCGGCTCTTGGATTCGCCATGGAGGACGCTATCCCGATTGGAATTTACGCTTATTCAAACATCAAAAAGGACGCTACGAAAACCTCAATGTAGAAGATGTCAGAAATGCCGGTGATAATGAAGTTCACGAGCATGTGATCCTCGAAGGTAATGTGGGATACTTAAAAGAAGATATGCTCCATGAAGACTTCCGCGATATTTATGCGTGGCTGGCTCGTCATAATCGTTATTCTAATTGGGAAGCTAGAGTCTATTACAACCTGATTGAAGGGATGGACGAAGGCAATACCATTGGGGCCAATTTATTTGGCGATGCCGTACAGCGCAAACGCTGGCTGAAAAAGATCTGGGTGCGCCTCCCGTTTAAACCCACCATTCGCTTCATCTTACACTATATTCTCCAACTGGGATTTTTAGATGGCCACGCTGGATATATTTATGCTCGGCTCCTGAGTCAATATGAATATAATATTGGCGTAAAATTATTTGAACTGCGTCAATTTGGAGGGCATATTAATCCCAAGAAAGCTCAATCTTCTGGATCTCAATCTTCCCCTACCCATGTCAACACCCCCATCCAGTCCTGA
- a CDS encoding glycosyltransferase: MSVQISAIICTHNRDQYLGAAIESLLSQDHPDFEVIVVDNASSDRTQEVIQSLQPHPRLKSVYEAVTGLSVARNTGAKTASGEILAYLDDDAIATPSWLSVLSKAYAENPKLAIAGGKVTLIWPAGITPPPWLSEGLAGNLGAYDLGDRPLFITQPNNTPRGLNYSIRRSFLEEIGGFDPNLGRVGKKLLSNEELVMTELALQSGWQVSYIPEALVAHNVAPERVNRSWFLRRGWWQGVSECYREQLSNRGGIHQFSRGGERIIRGLYKSVKYIGDPAQRFDNLVYAYGQIGYLTTAIEGLWSTKSPSQ, from the coding sequence ATGAGCGTCCAAATCTCAGCAATTATCTGTACCCATAACCGAGATCAATATCTGGGTGCAGCCATAGAAAGCTTGCTCAGTCAAGATCATCCCGACTTTGAGGTGATTGTGGTTGATAATGCGTCGAGCGATCGCACCCAAGAAGTCATACAGTCCTTACAACCCCATCCGCGCTTGAAGTCGGTTTACGAAGCTGTCACCGGTTTATCCGTGGCTCGCAATACCGGTGCAAAAACTGCCAGTGGAGAAATTTTAGCTTATCTCGATGATGATGCGATCGCCACACCTTCCTGGTTAAGCGTCCTCTCAAAAGCCTACGCAGAGAACCCTAAATTGGCGATCGCTGGCGGTAAAGTCACCCTCATTTGGCCCGCCGGTATTACCCCTCCCCCTTGGCTCTCAGAGGGTTTAGCCGGGAATCTCGGAGCCTATGATTTAGGCGATCGCCCCCTCTTCATCACCCAACCCAACAACACTCCCAGAGGCCTAAACTACTCCATACGGCGCAGTTTCCTCGAAGAAATTGGTGGCTTTGACCCCAATTTAGGGCGAGTCGGGAAAAAATTGCTCTCTAATGAAGAACTGGTGATGACCGAGTTGGCCTTACAATCGGGATGGCAAGTCAGCTATATCCCCGAAGCCTTAGTTGCACACAATGTGGCTCCCGAACGAGTTAACCGCTCTTGGTTTTTGCGTCGAGGGTGGTGGCAAGGGGTGAGCGAATGCTACCGGGAACAACTCTCCAACCGGGGAGGGATTCATCAATTTTCGCGGGGAGGAGAGCGCATTATTCGGGGACTCTATAAATCGGTCAAATATATCGGCGATCCGGCCCAGAGGTTTGATAACCTAGTCTATGCCTATGGTCAAATCGGGTATCTGACTACGGCGATCGAAGGATTATGGTCTACAAAATCTCCATCGCAGTAA
- the lpxD gene encoding UDP-3-O-(3-hydroxymyristoyl)glucosamine N-acyltransferase — translation MKLSEIIEKLGKVASENSLPGLDPEIVGVAPVDEATPQSLSFIEGAKFASQIKTTEAIALILPHDLTETATERGIAWIATREPRLLFAQVIDLFYQPFHPQPQIHPTAVIAEDVQLGEGVYIGPHVVIESGVKIGDGVYIHANVVIYPQVEIGDRTLLHANCTLHERTLLGKNCVVHSGAVIGAEGFGFVPTPKGWFKMQQSGRTVLEDGVEVGCNSAIDRPAVGETRIGSQTKIDNLVQIGHGSKIGSNCAIAGQAGMAGGTKIGNHVLLAGQVGVANNTIIGDNTIASAKAGVHGTIPSGSVISGNPAVNHSIYLKASAIYKRLPDLYQSLKKLQKRLNNLESR, via the coding sequence ATGAAACTCAGTGAAATTATTGAAAAATTGGGTAAGGTCGCCTCAGAAAATTCTCTACCGGGTCTCGATCCAGAGATTGTGGGAGTTGCACCGGTAGACGAAGCTACACCCCAGAGTCTGAGTTTCATTGAGGGTGCGAAGTTTGCTAGTCAGATTAAGACTACGGAGGCGATCGCCTTAATTCTTCCCCATGATTTGACTGAAACTGCTACAGAGCGCGGGATTGCCTGGATCGCGACGAGGGAACCGCGTCTGTTATTTGCCCAAGTCATTGACCTGTTTTATCAACCCTTTCATCCCCAACCGCAGATTCACCCTACAGCCGTAATTGCTGAGGATGTACAGTTGGGAGAAGGGGTCTATATTGGGCCTCATGTGGTGATTGAATCTGGGGTCAAAATTGGCGATGGGGTTTATATTCATGCCAATGTGGTTATTTATCCGCAAGTGGAAATCGGCGATCGCACCCTTCTCCATGCCAACTGTACCCTCCACGAACGGACTTTACTGGGTAAAAATTGTGTTGTTCATAGCGGTGCGGTCATTGGAGCAGAAGGCTTTGGCTTTGTGCCTACCCCTAAAGGCTGGTTCAAGATGCAACAATCTGGAAGAACGGTATTAGAAGATGGGGTAGAAGTGGGTTGTAATAGTGCCATTGACCGTCCAGCCGTCGGTGAAACCCGCATCGGTAGCCAGACAAAAATTGATAACTTAGTGCAGATTGGCCATGGTTCCAAAATCGGCTCCAATTGTGCGATCGCCGGTCAAGCGGGGATGGCAGGCGGTACAAAAATCGGTAACCATGTGCTTCTAGCGGGACAAGTGGGAGTTGCCAACAATACCATCATTGGCGATAATACGATCGCCTCCGCTAAAGCTGGAGTACATGGAACGATTCCCTCCGGCTCCGTCATTTCTGGAAACCCGGCGGTGAATCATTCGATCTATCTGAAAGCATCTGCCATTTATAAGCGTCTACCGGATTTATATCAGTCTTTGAAAAAGTTGCAAAAGCGACTGAATAATCTAGAATCTCGCTAA
- the hpsU gene encoding hormogonium polysaccharide biosynthesis acetyltransferase HpsU, with amino-acid sequence MSTPPSSPEPSQSDRLDSPAWVDLRQYDQSNFDRGRPTWIIILWWLVQAVTFPLTLHNWHGIRVMLLRWFGAKIGQGVVIRPTARFTYPWKITIGDYSWIGDDVVFYSLDRIEIGQHCVISQKTYLCTGSHDVKDPCFRLVTAPIKIGNGVWIATDCFVSPGVEIGANTVVGARSSVFRSLPEAYICWGTPAKAHTPRPPLKPK; translated from the coding sequence ATGTCAACACCCCCATCCAGTCCTGAACCCTCCCAATCCGATCGCCTAGATTCTCCTGCCTGGGTTGATTTACGTCAGTACGATCAGTCCAATTTCGATCGCGGTCGTCCAACCTGGATAATTATTCTTTGGTGGTTGGTGCAAGCGGTTACTTTCCCCTTAACCCTCCATAATTGGCATGGTATTCGGGTGATGCTGTTGCGCTGGTTTGGGGCCAAAATTGGCCAAGGGGTGGTCATCCGACCCACAGCCCGATTTACCTATCCCTGGAAAATAACCATTGGTGATTATAGTTGGATTGGCGATGATGTGGTGTTCTATAGCTTAGATCGGATTGAAATTGGCCAACATTGTGTGATTTCCCAGAAAACCTATCTTTGTACGGGTTCCCATGATGTGAAAGACCCCTGTTTTCGCCTCGTAACTGCCCCGATTAAGATTGGCAATGGGGTATGGATTGCGACCGATTGTTTTGTCTCTCCAGGGGTGGAAATTGGAGCCAATACGGTGGTTGGGGCCCGTAGCAGTGTGTTTCGCTCTTTACCCGAAGCCTACATTTGTTGGGGTACACCTGCTAAGGCCCATACTCCCCGTCCTCCCTTGAAGCCCAAATAA
- a CDS encoding ABC transporter ATP-binding protein: MLYLKNLTYHPPAIPDPVLKAINLELGPQELGLIIGPSGSGKSTLMEILAGLVYPTAGEIRWREQVLIAEDMQQLAGLVFQFPERHFCGSTILDELRLGHPELDLDRVKEALMEVGLDHLSLQTSPHALSGGQQRRLALAVQLIRQPSILMLDEPTAGLDWSMRRQLVQLLAKIKSHWTLMIVTHDPDELVSLADRSWHLNQGELTAVKL, from the coding sequence ATGCTCTATCTGAAAAACTTAACGTATCATCCCCCAGCGATTCCCGATCCGGTTCTCAAGGCCATTAACTTAGAATTGGGGCCCCAAGAATTGGGATTAATTATTGGCCCTAGTGGCTCCGGAAAAAGTACCCTGATGGAAATTTTGGCGGGTTTAGTTTATCCCACGGCGGGAGAAATTCGCTGGCGCGAGCAAGTGTTGATTGCTGAGGATATGCAACAATTGGCGGGATTAGTGTTTCAGTTTCCCGAACGGCATTTTTGCGGCAGTACGATTCTGGACGAGTTGCGCTTGGGTCATCCAGAGTTAGATTTAGATCGGGTGAAGGAAGCGTTGATGGAGGTGGGGTTAGATCATCTATCGTTGCAAACTTCTCCCCATGCTCTCAGTGGAGGTCAACAGCGCCGTTTGGCGTTGGCAGTGCAGCTTATCCGTCAACCGAGTATTTTAATGTTGGATGAACCGACGGCGGGTTTAGATTGGTCGATGCGTCGGCAATTGGTGCAATTGTTGGCTAAGATTAAGTCCCATTGGACGTTGATGATTGTTACCCACGATCCCGATGAGTTGGTGAGTTTAGCCGATCGCTCTTGGCATTTAAATCAGGGAGAGTTAACGGCGGTCAAGCTCTAG
- a CDS encoding aminopeptidase P N-terminal domain-containing protein, whose protein sequence is MQDEYRQRRERVMAKMPTSTAIFRSAPLAVMHRDVEHPFRQESDFFYLTGFNEPEAVAVLAPHHEEHRFILFVQPKEWEKEVWSGYRVGVEDAKAVYGADEAYPIGELEEKLPQYLAKADRLYYHFGIDETFNQTLLKQWQSLLRQYPKKGFGPTALEDPMTLLHPLRLVKSETELELMRKAIAISVEAHHLAWDMAKPGIYEYEIQAEMERLFRRRGGVGPAYPSIVASGPNACVLHYIENSRALEAGDLLLIDAGCSYGYYNGDITRTYPVGGKYGMEQRVIYEIVLEAQRQAIAQIKPGNPFSAVHDTAVQVLVEGMIELGFLVGEPEELIKENKYKPYYMHRTSHWLGLDVHDVGAYKQNEEESQLLQPGQVLTVEPGMYIAPLVKPAEEQPEVPPQWRGIGVRIEDDVLVTATGCEVLTAGIPKMPEELEGHYSASR, encoded by the coding sequence CTGCAAGACGAATATCGCCAACGTCGGGAACGAGTAATGGCGAAAATGCCAACCAGTACAGCCATTTTTCGCAGCGCTCCCCTAGCGGTGATGCACCGGGATGTGGAGCATCCTTTTCGCCAAGAGAGCGATTTTTTCTATCTGACGGGGTTTAACGAACCGGAAGCGGTGGCGGTTTTAGCGCCTCACCATGAGGAACACCGGTTTATTTTGTTTGTGCAACCGAAGGAGTGGGAGAAGGAGGTTTGGAGCGGTTACCGCGTCGGAGTCGAGGATGCGAAGGCGGTTTATGGTGCGGATGAAGCCTATCCTATTGGGGAGTTGGAGGAAAAATTACCCCAATATTTGGCGAAAGCCGATCGCCTGTACTATCACTTTGGCATCGACGAAACGTTTAATCAGACCCTTTTGAAGCAGTGGCAATCGTTACTGAGGCAATACCCAAAAAAAGGGTTTGGCCCCACAGCTCTCGAAGACCCGATGACTCTGTTGCATCCCCTACGCTTGGTGAAGAGTGAGACGGAATTGGAGCTGATGCGTAAGGCGATCGCTATTTCTGTAGAAGCTCACCATTTAGCCTGGGATATGGCTAAACCGGGTATTTATGAGTATGAAATTCAAGCGGAAATGGAGCGCCTCTTCCGTCGTCGTGGAGGGGTTGGCCCGGCTTATCCGTCCATTGTGGCTTCTGGCCCCAATGCCTGTGTTCTCCATTACATCGAAAATTCCCGCGCCCTAGAAGCGGGGGATTTACTTCTGATTGATGCGGGCTGTTCCTATGGTTATTACAACGGTGATATTACTCGGACTTATCCCGTAGGCGGCAAGTATGGCATGGAACAACGGGTGATTTATGAGATTGTCCTGGAAGCCCAACGGCAGGCGATCGCCCAAATCAAACCCGGTAATCCCTTTAGCGCCGTTCATGATACCGCCGTTCAAGTGCTGGTGGAAGGGATGATCGAATTAGGCTTTTTAGTCGGAGAACCGGAAGAACTGATTAAGGAAAACAAGTATAAGCCCTATTACATGCATCGTACCAGCCATTGGCTCGGTCTAGATGTCCATGATGTGGGAGCCTATAAACAAAATGAGGAAGAGTCCCAACTGCTACAACCGGGTCAAGTGTTAACCGTAGAACCAGGGATGTACATTGCCCCCTTGGTTAAACCCGCAGAAGAGCAACCGGAAGTCCCCCCCCAATGGCGCGGTATCGGAGTCCGCATCGAAGATGATGTTTTAGTCACCGCAACCGGGTGTGAAGTGCTGACGGCTGGCATTCCCAAAATGCCGGAAGAACTGGAAGGGCATTACAGCGCTTCGCGCTAG
- a CDS encoding DUF4112 domain-containing protein: MEDRNREPEREQGSKLYRIQRLRRLSQLLDNALPIPGLNYRVGLDPIIGLIPGGGDMVSAILSAYIVLEATRFRLPKETLGRMVMNILIDTLTGIVPVLGDIFDLTWKANAMNMQLLEEHLQAPKSSEAADRGFIIVMILILALIVVGITSFGLFLLWGLTALMNSLF, from the coding sequence ATGGAAGACAGGAATCGGGAACCAGAAAGAGAACAGGGAAGCAAACTGTATCGGATTCAACGTTTGCGGCGTTTAAGTCAACTCTTGGATAACGCTCTGCCGATTCCGGGCTTAAATTACCGCGTGGGACTCGATCCAATTATTGGCTTAATTCCTGGGGGTGGAGATATGGTGAGCGCCATTTTATCGGCTTATATTGTCCTAGAGGCGACCCGGTTTCGATTACCCAAAGAAACTCTAGGACGCATGGTGATGAATATCCTCATCGATACCCTGACGGGAATTGTCCCCGTTTTAGGTGATATTTTCGATCTGACCTGGAAAGCCAACGCCATGAATATGCAATTACTCGAAGAACATTTACAAGCGCCTAAATCCAGTGAAGCAGCCGATCGCGGATTTATTATTGTCATGATTCTCATTTTAGCCCTGATCGTTGTCGGTATTACCAGTTTTGGCCTGTTCCTGCTCTGGGGATTAACTGCTTTAATGAATTCACTATTTTAA